The proteins below are encoded in one region of Clostridium pasteurianum DSM 525 = ATCC 6013:
- a CDS encoding molybdopterin-dependent oxidoreductase, which translates to MSNFINKLTNTKIDRRKFLKGSAAVVAAVAGLPLVAYDNTLKETTLDEKDVAHINTDSGKWVAAACWHNCGGKCLVKALVVDGVVVRQKTDDLREDTDDNPQQRACLRGRAEQFEAQGADRLKYPMKRKHWEPGGGDKSLRGKDEWERISWSEALKYIADEITQIKNKHGVEAIFSTSGEPGPLLNKLGSYVSHWGTSSYGAWYAIPHILGIGDGILVRDAVNDRFDLQNSELVVGFGLNPAWSAMGNATHWYLEMKKKGCKFVIIDPVYTDTAATLEAEWIPIRPGTDMTMQLAMAYTMLEEDDPVTNPLIDWEFLNHYTYGFDAEHMPPDAELNENFKDYLLGRYDNVPKTPEWAEKICSVPADTIRKLARRIGKNVKVALLTTWAPARTHDSDSMPQLFITLGAMGGHIGKTGHATGTSCWNNAANFGKALVVAGSDGMVSKAKTYKPLYLNDTEGWKAILEGSYNPSSVFPSINGKPADWKKVVSKVDLKKKIERKSINIQMIWHSGSALLQTREGMKQGIEVHRKVEFVLSQSSFLTTNSKYADIVLPITTWWEREGNFPSSGCNRDIMLVYSNVIKPIYEAKDDEWVNLQLGKLLGVSEKDMYPISQKQRFFNKLANSTVINKEGTAYESLLEITAKDIEEWGCEGKPQSGRVPLKKFLEDGIYQVERHAGDNYGNIAYEKFIKDPVKNPLNSKTGLIEIYSQTKADVLYSQGYNEVSPLPKYVSPRDGYESTYSDFHDKIKGKYPYQLINPHYIRRSHSIYDNVPWLREALKQPAYISKKDADKKRIKNGDTVLITSAYGKTLRPAYVTERIAPGVIGLPHGAWADIDESNEIDKAGADNYLCGNISTGGGVSGWNTQNVNLEKWTGSPLPDDVDVPQRIIF; encoded by the coding sequence ATGAGTAATTTTATAAATAAATTAACAAATACTAAGATAGACCGAAGAAAATTTCTCAAGGGGAGCGCAGCTGTAGTAGCAGCTGTAGCAGGCTTGCCGCTAGTAGCTTATGATAACACATTAAAGGAAACTACACTGGATGAAAAAGATGTAGCTCATATTAACACGGATAGTGGAAAATGGGTTGCAGCAGCCTGCTGGCATAATTGCGGAGGAAAATGTTTAGTTAAAGCATTAGTAGTTGATGGGGTGGTGGTACGCCAAAAAACAGATGATTTAAGAGAGGATACTGATGATAATCCTCAACAAAGAGCTTGTTTAAGAGGAAGAGCAGAGCAATTTGAGGCACAGGGTGCTGATAGATTGAAGTATCCTATGAAACGTAAACATTGGGAACCTGGTGGAGGAGATAAATCTCTCCGTGGAAAAGATGAATGGGAGAGAATTTCATGGAGTGAAGCATTAAAATACATAGCAGATGAAATTACACAGATCAAAAATAAGCATGGAGTGGAAGCTATTTTTTCTACAAGTGGTGAACCTGGACCTTTACTAAATAAATTAGGTTCTTATGTTTCACATTGGGGTACAAGCTCCTATGGAGCATGGTATGCAATTCCACATATTTTGGGAATAGGAGATGGAATTTTAGTGCGAGATGCAGTAAATGATAGATTCGATTTGCAAAATTCGGAACTTGTTGTTGGATTTGGTTTAAATCCTGCCTGGTCAGCCATGGGAAATGCAACGCATTGGTATCTGGAAATGAAGAAAAAGGGATGTAAATTTGTAATTATTGATCCAGTATATACAGATACAGCAGCTACTTTAGAGGCTGAATGGATTCCAATTAGGCCTGGAACAGATATGACAATGCAGTTAGCAATGGCATACACAATGCTGGAGGAAGATGATCCTGTAACAAACCCATTAATTGATTGGGAGTTTCTAAATCACTATACCTATGGTTTTGATGCTGAACATATGCCGCCAGATGCAGAGCTAAATGAAAACTTTAAAGATTATTTGCTTGGCAGATATGATAATGTTCCTAAAACTCCTGAGTGGGCGGAAAAAATTTGCAGCGTACCAGCTGATACAATTCGTAAGCTGGCACGAAGAATAGGCAAAAATGTAAAAGTAGCATTATTAACTACCTGGGCACCTGCACGTACTCATGATAGTGATTCCATGCCTCAATTATTTATAACATTGGGTGCTATGGGCGGACATATTGGTAAAACTGGACATGCTACTGGGACATCCTGCTGGAATAATGCTGCTAATTTTGGAAAAGCATTAGTGGTTGCCGGCAGTGATGGTATGGTATCAAAGGCGAAGACTTATAAACCTCTTTATTTAAATGATACAGAAGGCTGGAAAGCTATTTTGGAAGGAAGTTATAATCCATCCTCAGTCTTTCCTTCTATTAATGGTAAACCAGCTGATTGGAAAAAAGTAGTGTCAAAAGTAGATTTGAAAAAGAAAATTGAGAGAAAATCAATTAATATCCAGATGATATGGCATAGTGGAAGTGCACTTCTTCAGACACGTGAAGGCATGAAGCAGGGTATAGAAGTACATAGAAAAGTAGAATTTGTATTAAGTCAGTCTTCATTTCTAACTACAAATTCAAAATATGCAGATATTGTTCTTCCTATTACTACTTGGTGGGAACGTGAAGGAAATTTTCCCTCTTCTGGCTGCAACCGTGATATTATGCTGGTATACAGCAATGTAATAAAACCTATTTATGAAGCGAAGGATGACGAATGGGTAAACCTTCAGCTTGGTAAATTGCTAGGTGTGTCAGAAAAAGATATGTATCCTATAAGTCAAAAACAAAGATTCTTTAATAAGTTAGCAAATTCTACCGTAATAAATAAGGAAGGTACAGCTTATGAATCTTTATTAGAGATTACAGCTAAAGATATAGAAGAGTGGGGGTGTGAGGGTAAGCCGCAATCAGGAAGAGTTCCTTTAAAGAAATTTTTAGAAGATGGTATTTATCAGGTGGAAAGACATGCGGGAGATAATTATGGGAATATTGCCTATGAAAAATTTATAAAAGATCCTGTAAAAAATCCTTTAAATTCTAAAACAGGTCTCATTGAAATTTACTCTCAGACAAAGGCTGATGTTTTATACAGTCAGGGTTATAATGAAGTTTCACCTCTGCCAAAATATGTGTCGCCAAGGGATGGGTATGAAAGTACATATTCAGATTTTCATGATAAGATTAAAGGGAAATATCCTTATCAGTTAATAAATCCTCATTATATCAGACGATCTCATTCTATTTATGATAATGTTCCATGGCTTAGAGAGGCTTTGAAGCAGCCTGCCTATATTTCAAAGAAAGATGCTGATAAAAAGAGAATTAAAAATGGAGATACTGTTTTAATTACAAGTGCCTATGGTAAAACACTTCGTCCTGCTTATGTAACAGAACGTATTGCTCCAGGGGTTATCGGTCTTCCACATGGCGCCTGGGCAGATATAGATGAATCTAATGAAATTGACAAAGCAGGGGCAGATAATTATTTATGTGGTAATATCTCCACAGGTGGA